One part of the Aspergillus luchuensis IFO 4308 DNA, chromosome 5, nearly complete sequence genome encodes these proteins:
- a CDS encoding lipase/thioesterase family protein (CAZy:CE10;~COG:I;~EggNog:ENOG410PR6J;~InterPro:IPR029058,IPR013094;~MEROPS:MER0034960;~PFAM:PF10340,PF07859;~TransMembrane:1 (i109-129o);~go_function: GO:0016787 - hydrolase activity [Evidence IEA]) translates to MQRNDESEAILKDRNRRPLGHQKWTWRSAANPSQNGNPCDPHMRLNRIGLLDFLQFRLGDTVAREDLNSLSHSQDVAITVNSTCYLETGILPEMIAPKISLSLAEKLDLLPALASITLTVFWALLTSLWRSAAYPKTLVLHIGYAAFRKATARLTVAQMQYALPTTDQNYERYVRKHKLPSKTVDLGDGALGHWIGDPKADNILIWYHGGGFALPANRGYFQFFLNLITHLRKYHNKSLSIFTLTYTLAPGATYPTQLRQATSALRHILTTHSPSQILLGGDSAGGNLVGGVLSHLAHPHPQITPIPCEESLRGAIMIAPWTSLASDYTDQEIDSRGDLITPAVAGPWAQAYLGSGERDHYTDLSSAPAEWFESFPVEKVLVCGGGREILLPVIEGFVEKLREGFKGEMEFCVGEGEGHVAPIYNLYIGEKEETGQGMRVRGWLGETL, encoded by the exons ATGCAGCGCAATGATGAGTCCGAGGCTATCCTGAAAGATCGCAACCGCCGGCCGTTGGGGCATCAAAAATGGACCTGGCGATCAGCGGCCAATCCCTCCCAAAACGGCAACCCTTGCGACCCTCACATGCGATTGAACCGAATCGGCCTCTTGGATTTTTTGCAATTCAGACTGGGTGACACAGTGGCCCGTGAAGACTTAAACTCGCTGTCGCACAGCCAGGATGTAGCCATTACTGTAAACAGTACTTGCTATCTTGAGACCGGTATCCTACCCGAAATGATTGCTCCCAAAATCTCGCTCTCTTTGGCGGAGAAACTGGACTTGTTGCCAGCTCTTGCGTCAATTACTTTGACAGTTTTCTGGGCTCTCCTGACCTCCCTTTGGCGTTCTGCCGCATACCCTAAAACGTTGGTGCTTCATATTGGCTATGCGGCTTTCCGCAAAGCCACGGCCCGCTTGACAGTGGCCCAAATGCA ATATGCCCTTCCAACCACAGACCAGAACTACGAACGTTACGTCCGGAAGCACAAGCTACCCTCCAAGACAGTAGACTTGGGTGACGGGGCTCTGGGACATTGGATCGGGGACCCGAAAGCGGACAATATCTTGATTTGGTATCACG GAGGCGGCTTCGCCCTCCCCGCCAACAGAGGCTACTTCCAGTTCTTCTTGAACCTTATAACTCATCTGCGGAAATATCACAACAAAtcactctccatcttcacacTAACCTACACTCTCGCCCCGGGAGCCACTtacccaacccaactccgCCAAGCAACCTCCGCCCTCCGCCACATCCTGACCACTCACTCCCCatcccaaatcctcctcgGCGGGGACTCTGCAGGCGGGAATCTCGTCGGTGGAGTCCTCTCCCACCTCGctcatccccaccctcagATCACCCCCATCCCTTGTGAAGAATCCCTCCGCGGAGCCATCATGATCGCTCCCTGGACTAGTCTAGCCTCGGACTACACCGACCAGGAGATTGACTCGCGCGGGGACCTGATTACCCCCGCTGTTGCGGGGCCCTGGGCACAGGCGTATCTTGGGTCCGGGGAACGGGACCATTATACGGATTTGTCGAGTGCGCCGGCGGAGTGGTTTGAGTCTTTCCCCGTGGAGAAGGTGTTGGTTTGTGGTGGCGGGAGAGAGATTCTGCTGCCTGTGATTGAGGGGTTtgtggagaagttgagggaggggttcaagggggagatggagttttgtgttggagagggagagggacaTGTAGCGCCGATTTATAATTTGTATATtggcgagaaggaggagacggGGCAGGgaatgagggtgagggggtggttgggggagACTCTGTGA
- a CDS encoding uncharacterized protein (COG:I;~EggNog:ENOG410PUXY;~InterPro:IPR036188,IPR002938;~PFAM:PF01494;~TransMembrane:1 (o18-36i);~go_function: GO:0071949 - FAD binding [Evidence IEA]), which yields MDTYKDTFQLPRIKGQPLHVLIVGAGIAGLSAALAIHKTGHKVTILERVREIAEVGAGIQMAPNAARILGRLGLLEKVMEKANVLEMNSLRRYKNDEELGKAELMPSVGEKYHAPLAVIHRGDLQSILLEAVRSENIPIRTDSRVVCAAPDFSARVQLHTGEWVSGDVVIGADGIKSDLRHQMAAQHGVKDICQPTGDAAYRIQIPEDKMKGDPRARELLKKNVGMRWMGPGGHIMAYPMKNNTVYNMVLLHPQKEGAETEESWTNKGDKREMEEFYSEWNGLVRDLLSYVPDGEVMEWTLNSHFPLPTWIENRVVLMGDACHPMLPYVAQGAAQAIEDAGVLGCVLALTDDIDSALAVYERVRKDRAEQIQKSAAVTRKALHLPDGEEQRKRDEAIRGPGKNPDLWADKSWQDFMWGTDVMRETVDNFDDLVARSHGYHPHALNAVAY from the exons ATGGACACCTATAAAGACACCTTTCAGCTTCCCCGCATCAAGGGCCAACCCCTGCAtgtcctcatcgtcggcgcCGGCATCGCAGGCCTTTCCGCCGCCCTGGCGATACATAAAACCGGCCACAAAGTGACCATCCTCGAGCGGGTGCGGGAAATCGCCGAGGTCGGGGCGGGCATCCAGATGGCGCCGAACGCAGCGCGGATTCTCGGTCGCTTGGGTCTACTGGAGAAGGTCATGGAGAAGGCGAACGTGTTGGAGATGAATTCTCTCCGACGGTATAAGAATGATGAGGAACTGGGGAAGGCGGAGTTGATGCCTTCT GTCGGAGAAAAGTATCACGCCCCCCTTGCCGTCATCCATCGCGGCGACCTGCAAAGTATCCTGCTTGAGGCGGTACGGTCGGAAAATATTCCCATTCGAACTGACTCGCGGGTCGTATGTGCGGCGCCTGATTTCTCCGCTCGCGTGCAGCTTCATACCGGGGAATGGGTATCCGGGGATGTTGTTATCGGGGCGGATGGGATCAAGTCCGATCTGCGACACCAGATGGCGGCGCAACATGGCGTGAAGGATATTTGTCAGCCGACCGGGGATGCGGCGTACCGGATCCAGATCCCTGAGGATAAAATGAAGGGGGATCCGCGGGCGCGGGAGTTactgaagaagaatgttGGGATGCGGTGGATGGGACCGGGAGGCCATATTATGGCGTATCCGATGAAAAACAATACCGTGTATAATATGGTGTTGTTGCATCCGCAGAAAGAAGGCGCGGAGACGGAGGAAAGCTGGACGAATAAGGGAGATAAacgggagatggaggaattTTATTCCGAGTGGAATGGACTCGTTCGCGATTTATTGAGTTATGTTCcggatggggaggtgatgGAGTGGACGCTGAACTCGCATTTCCCGCTGCCGACGTGGATTGAGAATCGCGTGGTTCTGATGGGCGATGCGTGCCATCCTATGCTGCCGTATGTGGCGCAGGGAGCGGCGCAGGCGATCGAAGATGCTGGGGTGCTCGGGTGTGTATTGGCCTTGACGGACGATATCGATAGCGCGTTGGCGGTTTATGAGCGGGTACGAAAGGATCGCGCCGAACAGATTCAGAAGAGTGCGGCAGTGACCCGGAAAGCGCTGCATTTGCCGGATGGCGAGGAACAGCGCAAGCGCGACGAGGCTATTCGCGGCCCTGGGAAGAATCCGGATCTTTGGGCGGATAAATCCTGGCAGGATTTCATGTGGG GTACAGATGTCATGAGGGAGACCGTCGATAACTTCGACGATTTGGTTGCTCGCAGTCACGGATACCATCCACATGCGTTGAATGCGGTGGCTTATTAG
- a CDS encoding flavin-containing monooxygenase (COG:Q;~EggNog:ENOG410PHTP;~InterPro:IPR020946,IPR036188;~PFAM:PF07992,PF13738,PF13450;~go_function: GO:0004499 - N,N-dimethylaniline monooxygenase activity [Evidence IEA];~go_function: GO:0050660 - flavin adenine dinucleotide binding [Evidence IEA];~go_function: GO:0050661 - NADP binding [Evidence IEA];~go_process: GO:0055114 - oxidation-reduction process [Evidence IEA]) yields the protein METDLDVVIVGAGISGINAAYRIQSQFPNYRYTILEARDALGGTWDFFKYPGIRSDSDLFSFGFSWFPWDGNSPIAEASSIRSYMHRATRKFGIDKKIRYQHRLLGADWSSSDQLWSLTVDHDGQSRALTARFVIFGTGYYDYRQPLEADIPNLSRFSGEVIHPQFWPEDLDYSNKKIVVVGSGATAITLIPKLAEKAAQVTMLQRSPTYILSLPNRNRSWYSYILPAAISRRIQRITWFISGHLFFLFCRTFPTVARFLLRLSVSSQLPAHVSHSPHFKPRYNPWDQRLCICPDGDFFRALHTGHADVKTDTISTVTESGVELSSGDSLNADIIVTATGLRLLIAGGASVTVDGEPIHIPSKFLWHGMMMQDLPNAAFVIGYTNASWTLGADATALFICRLLKHLEAAGVKTAVPRLQPGEAGSLKERPLLNLNSTYITRASGALPKAADRGPWVSRGNYLKDVWFAEHGDLEGLVFEGGKKQL from the coding sequence ATGGAGACTGACTTAGACGTTGTTATTGTCGGTGCCGGCATCTCCGGCATCAATGCGGCATATCGCATTCAATCTCAATTCCCCAACTATCGTTACACTATTCTAGAGGCCCGCGATGCTCTTGGTGGCACCTGGGATTTCTTCAAATATCCCGGTATTCGCTCCGACTCCgatctcttctccttcggcTTCTCGTGGTTTCCCTGGGATGGTAATAGCCCCATCGCCGAGGCCTCCTCCATCCGCTCATATATGCACCGCGCCACTCGCAAATTTGGCATCGACAAGAAAATTCGCTACCAGCACCGCCTACTCGGCGCCGACTGGTCCTCCTCCGACCAGCTCTGGTCCCTGACCGTCGACCATGACGGGCAATCACGCGCCCTGACTGCACGGTTCGTCATTTTCGGCACCGGCTACTACGACTACAGACAACCTCTCGAAGCCGATATCCCGAACCTCTCCCGCTTCTCGGGGGAAGTCATCCATCCTCAGTTCTGGCCCGAAGACCTTGACTacagcaacaagaagatcgTAGTCGTCGGTTCCGGTGCCACTGCTATCACTCTGATTCCAAAGCTGGCCGAGAAGGCCGCGCAAGTAACCATGCTGCAGCGCAGCCCAACTTATATCCTCTCCTTGCCCAACCGCAACCGCTCATGGTACAGCTACATTCTACCCGCCGCCATCTCGCGCCGCATCCAGCGCATCACCTGGTTCATCAGCGgccacctcttcttcctcttctgccgGACCTTCCCTACAGTTGCGCGcttccttctccgtctctccGTCTCCAGCCAACTGCCCGCTCACGTCTCCCACTCCCCGCATTTCAAACCCCGCTACAACCCCTGGGATCAGCGTCTCTGTATCTGCCCGGACGGCGACTTCTTCCGCGCTCTGCACACCGGCCACGCCGACGTGAAAACCGACACCATCTCTACCGTCACTGAATCCGGCGTCGAGCTCTCCTCCGGCGACTCCCTCAATGCGGACATCATTGTCACAGCCACAGGGCTGAGACTGCTTATTGCCGGCGGCGCCTCCGTCACGGTCGATGGTgaacccatccacatccccagcaAGTTCCTCTGGCATggcatgatgatgcaggatCTGCCTAATGCAGCATTCGTGATCGGGTACACCAATGCGTCGTGGACGTTGGGCGCCGACGCTACGGCGTTGTTTATCTGTCGGCTGTTGAAGCACTTGGAGGCGGCTGGTGTGAAGACGGCTGTTCCACGGTTGCAGCCGGGTGAGGCGGGAAGCTTGAAGGAGCGGCCGCTGTTGAATTTAAATTCGACTTATATCACCCGCGCGTCGGGGGCGTTGCCCAAGGCGGCAGATCGGGGGCCGTGGGTGTCTAGAGGAAATTACTTGAAGGATGTATGGTTTGCAGAACATGGGGatttggaggggttggtgtttgaggggggaaagaagcagCTGTGA
- a CDS encoding NACHT domain protein (COG:S;~EggNog:ENOG410PJJM;~InterPro:IPR027417,IPR011990;~go_function: GO:0005515 - protein binding [Evidence IEA]) — MAPSILSPVPSSFASPLSPKMPRRISGFAESDTMSNNGMSRSITSRRVSSRRLDPQETEFSRKLSILQRQTGDELGLTISGDSYEMVLSWIQDERMTLVPPDGSDYDKVLGWAQLFVTRLRSFEEAIEGFTNVSGLAFQMAYGYCLLLLKLGDENASALMTSFGFFYSNSTALGNLLERTGLFSVSSDIRRQLVQALEDLVHLVASVAMHFHKAVLRLGDESEYINIYEAFPEQIHKFRRACEEISESMWKHQLVKERGDETKVVDVRAVRSWLNPEDRVLSNVAETVSHLAHDREENTCRWVKQALFDFVTSENKVLSIVGKPGSGKTVLASVLVDNLQHPIRGVPYKTLFVPINARLPAGTRPRAIVKAILSQLFEKRIGNVELLQILTDAFQRSKKATNDNDYDNILWNALENALGAALQGAKDLVIVVDGIDEASCGESALLQKLSAATMKGTNVKLIALGAETPAKAPGHHTVPVTDERIFEDIATVVRSQFLKARECVVFPELDDIEQESIVDRITEASKGSFLWAKLASKRVRSADNADNLNKAVDDVVNAKMTITNLVLETVQHKGVTDEARLMLLWLATADRPLLFKELQTLASIQIDKLAIAEGYQIEPRKVLRPVSSLVFFQDGQVYLRHGLIREAVLEVFSKGKLIPNVKDRHADFVTRLLIYIKSYVTEPQGKEPSLSPLIGHETDSLVSRYPLLEFAVQYWVPHLRQTIVFVNQGETGAAKEFAKVLPTSITVLLLQRTLWANRPTPELLTYQTTVTTICRQILNPKDRVTLQSIINLALFFRDVEYIPEATPLLFEATRLSRELLVNSPSFTAQLANIFLELTVSRVTESKTEIMTMREETLNLLVTCYTKLYGESHKMVISTREQLVKHYQTIKDFHKAEEISKHIKILTVGEQGIESREYHGDWGVRVRGHRGKVSQIRVNDFLEIEEHDLLIERSESFDFEAMIKEAEQYTAQGKFDLAERIYVEIWQRVNKECRTNMTALWEERKLASVLAYSHFLKSQKKEYQAASILSSAWQEHEQTSLTISDTSVSYFQEIAKMMKVVGISTLALTVFKHCSEYYKSTNRTQTSSFKEVQQSIESTSKEVMQSFSSETVMSETTIEEMVYEASSSITTMSQMSFTATTELYAQYVEQHRWQAATRLIKKVLHGVWPALFAPNLQDVTLPSKHVESCIDLAERLSKCYYSRRRLSKEEDIRVRIYRALRGGRKVDDKLRQHNTDELLRLLKRNSQTDKIINLHQELLNDYVGHYGPGDAIVIKTLWTLAELTHPRPIFVDYYLQIVRTLNKDSTTCHPEAFQPLVVVATELWNQGRYSDAVQHFKILFTSFVSNPKLSPRFQDQTFVQTIFNRYTHCLRSVRTEFTALHQVTVEYQTKVKAVFGVTATISLQASLTLAKLCQESKSYEVQAISIYEELLATKSQDIDLGEISNTLDAIYEEQAALVTENAESVTTQQAERALKVLKKRTSTVRKTHGWAHEESLTRMKQMISFHAERKETETVLSELKQATVEILKSETSTTRLIAAASTIASSYIASNQIQKATELTQEIYRQIVMKDTSNVKSVQFDLASKERQSLSFLAQLEYSLRRSTSVTITEILAALTTEYVYFEEFRSLTKSKTSSIHTVSVSTARLYHFLLSNNRQTAAARVFDEFVDYFVATEGKRVKLTEPAQVRIFAETILRHFSTHRSDDFIRSIGITSNDYVDQLLKSQRWGSACDLALASFHYIKSHQEVYRSVGIVKFIFALGMTIAGRDLVARPDEASRQKMLGVSSIIIKEALTVIKGLKLDMGGVNFEQLSKLIGLLGDLKDYGNLAWLLTILWDSREAHRNWPSYTLSLGHRLIIARFQIGKYKDAIRLAEDITYNCRRVHGPRHPSTLEMSTLLTQLYTKVATSHQNHKELANRYYKKCAQVHESILRAFSDPYYADYEENLDASLDGSMYGDGQDSTPDTVPEAQRVRQHLQLFKLAVERLGDWPGDYQDYVRMNRDVFAAYLEDLKGVEGVEKWNLKAFGSGKASSNDDVLNLDLQSWDIIDTQGSPVVEPEEEL; from the exons ATGGCCCCATCTATCCTGTCCCCCGTCCCTAGCAGCTTtgcttcccccctctcccccaagATGCCCAGACGTATCTCGGGATTCGCGGAGAGTGACACAATGTCCAACAATGGCATGTCTCGCTCAATCACTTCCAGAAGGGTGTCCTCCCGCAGGCTCGACCCTCAGGAGACGGAATTCTCCCGGAAACTGTCCATCCTTCAGCGCCAGACCGGTGATGAGCTGGGCTTGACCATCTCGGGTGACTCCTATGAGATGGTCCTGTCCTGGATCCAGGACGAGCGTATGACCCTTGTGCCCCCCGACGGAAGCGACTATGACAAGGTCCTCGGCTGGGCACAGCTCTTCGTTACTAGACTCCGGTCTTTTGAAGAGGCTATTGAGGGCTTCACCAACGTCAGCGGCCTTGCCTTCCAGATGGCTTACGGTTActgccttctccttctcaag CTCGGTGACGAGAATGCCTCCGCCTTGATGACATCGTTTGGCTTTTTCTACAGCAACTCCACAGCCCTTGGAAACCTTCTTGAACGGACTGGCCTTTTCAGTGTGAGTAGTGATATCCGCCGGCAGCTGGTCCAGGCACTGGAGGACTTGGTGCACCTGGTCGCCAGTGTGGCCATGCACTTCCACAAAGCCGTTCTCCGCCTAGGGGATGAGTCGGAATACATCAACATCTACGAGGCTTTCCCGGAGCAAATTCACAAATTCCGCCGTGCTTGCGAAGAGATTAGCGAGTCCATGTGGAAGCACCAGCTTGTGAAGGAACGCGGTGATGAGACCAAAG TCGTCGATGTTAGGGCTGTCAGATCCTGGCTCAACCCCGAAGACCGTGTCCTCTCCAACGTTGCCGAAACCGTCTCACACCTTGCCCATGACCGCGAGGAGAACACCTGCCGCTGGGTCAAGCAAGCTCTGTTTGACTTCGTAACAAGCGAAAACAAGGTTCTGTCCATCGTGGGCAAGCCAGGCTCTGGTAAAACCGTTCTGGCATCTGTTCTTGTTGACAATCTGCAACACCCGATCCGCGGAGTCCCCTACAAGACTCTGTTTGTCCCCATCA atgCTCGTCTTCCTGCCGGGACTAGGCCCCGGGCTATCGTCAAGGCCATTCTGTCGCAGCTATTCGAGAAGCGCATTGGAAACGTCGAGCTGCTCCAAATTCTGACTGATGCCTTCCAACGCAGCAAAAAGGCTACGAACGATAATGATTACGACAACATCCTCTGGAATGCCTTGGAAAATGCGTTGGGCGCTGCACTTCAAGGTGCTAAGGATCTtgtcattgttgttgatggcatCGACGAGGCTTCCTGCGGTGAATCTGCACTGCTGCAGAAGCTGAGCGCTGCCACAATGAAGGGCACAAACGTGAAGTTGATCGCCCTGGGTGCCGAGACGCCAGCCAAGGCACCAGGCCATCACACTGTGCCGGTCACGGATGAGCGAATTTTCGAAGACATTGCTACCGTTGTGCGGAGCCAGTTCCTTAAGGCCAGGGAGTGCGTTGTTTTCCCTGAGCTTGATGACATTGAGCAGGAGTCCATTGTGGATCGCATCACCGAAGCCTCAAAGGGCTCATTCCTGTGGGCCAAGCTTGCCTCGAAGCGCGTTCGCAGCGCGGATAATGCCGATAACCTGAACAAGGCGGTGGATGACGTCGTGAACGCTAAGAtgaccatcaccaacctcgTCCTCGAAACAGTGCAGCATAAGGGCGTAACTGACGAGGCTCGCCTGATGTTGCTGTGGCTCGCAACAGCTGACCGCCCTCTTCTATTTAAGGAATTGCAGACTCTGGCCTCTATCCAGATCGACAAATTGGCAATTGCCGAGGGCTACCAGATCGAACCACGCAAGGTCCTTAGGCCTGTCAGTTCTTTGGTATTTTTCCAGGACGGGCAGGTCTATCTTCGTCACGGTCTCATTCGCGAAGCGGTCTTGGAGGTCTTCTCCAAAGGCAAATTGATCCCCAACGTCAAGGACCGTCACGCCGACTTTGTGACTAGGTTGTTGATCTATATCAAGTCGTACGTGACTGAGCCGCAGGGCAAGGAGccgtctctctcccctcttatCGGCCACGAAACGGATTCGCTGGTCAGCAGGTACCCTCTGCTTGAATTTGCGGTGCAATATTGGGTGCCTCATCTGAGACAAACGATTGTCTTTGTCAACCAGGGTGAGACTGGTGCCGCGAAGGAGTTTGCCAAGGTGTTGCCGACTTCCATCACCGTTCTCCTGCTTCAGAGGACTCTCTGGGCGAACAGGCCCACTCCTGAGCTGTTGACCTACCAGACCACGGTGACTACTATTTGCCGCCAAATTCTGAATCCCAAGGATAGGGTCACTCTTCAgtccatcatcaacctcgcGCTATTTTTCCGCGACGTTGAATATATCCCGGAGGCGACACCCCTGTTGTTCGAGGCTACCCGCCTGAGCCGCGAACTGCTGGTCAACAGCCCGTCTTTCACGGCACAATTGGCCAACATTTTCCTAGAGCTGACCGTGAGCCGCGTTACGGAGAGCAAGACCGAGATTATGACCATGCGCGAAGAGACTCTTAATCTCCTTGTCACTTGCTACACAAAGCTCTACGGCGAATCCCACAAGATGGTCATCTCCACCCGGGAGCAGTTGGTCAAGCACTATCAAACAATCAAGGACTTCCATAAGGCCGAGGAAATCAGCAAGCACATCAAGATCCTCACTGTCGGAGAGCAGGGCATTGAGTCACGTGAATACCATGGTGACTGGGGAGTGCGTGTCAGGGGACATCGCGGCAAGGTTTCCCAGATCAGAGTCAATGACTTCTTGGAGATTGAAGAACATGACCTTCTGATTGAACGTTCCGAATCCTTCGACTTTGAAGCCATGATCAAGGAGGCCGAGCAGTATACTGCGCAGGGCAAGTTTGACCTCGCGGAGCGCATCTACGTCGAGATCTGGCAGCGCGTGAACAAGGAATGCCGCACCAACATGACTGCCTTgtgggaagagaggaagctGGCGTCTGTCCTTGCTTACTCTCATTTCTTGAAGTctcagaagaaagaataccAAGCCGCTTCCATTCTGTCCAGTGCTTGGCAGGAGCATGAGCAGACCAGTCTTACCATCTCTGATACCTCGGTATCTTACTTCCAGGAAATCgcaaagatgatgaaggtggTCGGCATTTCCACCTTGGCTCTAACCGTCTTCAAGCATTGCTCTGAATACTACAAGAGCACAAACCGCACCCAGACGTCGAGCTTCAAGGAGGTACAGCAAAGCATCGAGTCCACATCGAAGGAGGTCATGCAGTCCTTCAGTTCTGAAACGGTCATGTCCGAGACCACGATTGAGGAAATGGTTTACGAGGCATCGAGCTCCATTACCACCATGTCTCAGATGTCGTTCACTGCGACGACAGAGCTCTATGCTCAATATGTTGAACAGCACCGCTGGCAAGCCGCCACTCGGCTGATCAAGAAGGTCCTCCACGGTGTTTGGCCTGCACTCTTCGCCCCGAACTTGCAAGATGTCACCCTTCCGTCCAAGCATGTAGAGAGCTGCATTGACCTTGCCGAGCGTCTCAGCAAATGCTACTATTCTCGTCGTCGTTTGAgcaaggaggaagatatcCGCGTCCGTATCTACCGCGCGTTGCGGGGTGGTCGCAAGGTCGACGACAAGCTCAGGCAACACAACACGGATGAGCTGCTTCGTTTGCTGAAGCGCAACTCCCAGACTGACAAGATCATTAACCTTCACCAGGAGTTGCTGAATGACTACGTCGGCCACTACGGCCCGGGCGATGCAATTGTGATCAAGACCCTGTGGACTTTGGCCGAGCTGACGCACCCTCGCCCCATCTTTGTTGATTACTACCTGCAGATCGTTCGCACTCTGAATAAGGACTCTACTACTTGCCATCCCGAGGCATTCCAGCCATTGGTCGTTGTCGCGACCGAGCTGTGGAATCAAGGCCGGTACTCCGACGCTGTGCAGCACTTCAAGATCCTTTTCACCTCCTTCGTCAGCAACCCCAAGCTCAGCCCCAGGTTCCAGGACCAGACCTTCGTGCAGACAATCTTTAACCGGTACACTCACTGCTTGCGCAGCGTCCGCACTGAATTTACTGCCCTGCACCAGGTCACCGTTGAGTACCAGACCAAGGTCAAGGCAGTGTTCGGTGTTACTGCTACCATCAGCCTGCAAGCCTCTCTGACCCTCGCAAAGCTGTGCCAGGAATCCAAGTCGTATGAGGTCCAGGCCATCAGCATCTACGAAGAGCTGCTTGCGACAAAGTCTCAAGACATCGACCTTGGAGAGATCTCCAATACCTTGGACGCTATCTATGAAGAGCAGGCAGCTCTCGTGACGGAGAATGCGGAGTCTGTGACTACGCAGCAGGCCGAACGCGCTCTGAAGGTCTTGAAGAAGCGCACATCGACCGTGCGGAAAACCCACGGTTGGGCCCACGAGGAATCCCTTACCCGGATGAAGCAGATGATCTCTTTCCACGCTGAACGCAAGGAAACCGAGACTGTATTGAGCGAGCTCAAGCAAGCTACTGTGGAAATCTTGAAGTCTGAGACTTCTACCACCCGGTTGATTGCCGCTGCCTCCACTATCGCGTCCAGCTACATTGCGTCCAACCAGATCCAGAAGGCGACCGAGCTCACTCAGGAGATCTACCGTCAGATTGTCATGAAGGATACCTCCAACGTCAAGTCCGTGCAGTTCGACCTTGCTTCGAAGGAGCGTCAGAGCCTCAGTTTCCTGGCACAGCTCGAGTACAGTCTGCGCCGTAGCACATCGGTTACGATCACCGAGATTCTGGCCGCTCTGACGACCGAATATGTCTACTTCGAAGAATTCAGAAGCCTGACCAAGTCCAAGACGAGCTCCATTCACACCGTCTCTGTGTCTACCGCGCGCCTGTACCACTTCCTGCTGTCCAACAACCGTCAGACCGCTGCGGCCCGCGTCTTTGATGAATTCGTGGACTATTTCGTCGCTACCGAGGGCAAGCGGGTGAAGCTGACGGAGCCTGCGCAGGTACGCATCTTCGCTGAGACGATCCTGCGTCACTTCAGCACCCACCGCTCGGATGACTTCATCCGTTCCATCGGTATCACCAGCAACGACTACGTGGACCAGCTGCTGAAGAGCCAGAGATGGGGCAGCGCTTGCGACCTTGCCCTTGCCTCGTTCCACTACATCAAGTCCCACCAGGAGGTCTACCGCTCTGTCGGGATCGTCAAGTTCATCTTCGCTCTTGGTATGACTATTGCGGGTCGTGACCTTGTTGCTCGACCTGATGAAGCCTCTCGCCAGAAGATGCTGGGTGTCTCTTCCATTATCATCAAGGAAGCGCTCACCGTCATCAAGGGTCTGAAGCTCGACATGGGCGGCGTCAATTTCGAGCAGCTCAGTAAGTTGATCGGATTGCTTGGAGACCTGAAGGACTATGGAAACCTGGCATGGCTTCTCACCATCCTGTGGGATAGCCGTGAGGCGCACCGCAACTGGCCATCCTACACCCTTTCTCTCGGCCACCGCCTCATCATTGCTCGCTTCCAGATCGGCAAGTACAAGGACGCTATCCGCCTGGCCGAGGACATCACTTACAACTGCCGCCGCGTGCACGGACCTCGTCACCCCAGCACTCTGGAGATGTCGACTCTGCTGACGCAGTTGTACACTAAGGTGGCTACCAGCCACCAGAACCACAAGGAGCTGGCCAACCGCTACTACAAAAAGTGCGCCCAGGTGCATGAGAGCATTCTTCGTGCCTTCAGCGATCCCTACTATGCTGACTACGAGGAAAACCTCGACGCCAGTCTCGATGGCTCTATGTACGGCGATGGGCAGGACAGCACCCCTGATACTGTTCCCGAGGCCCAGCGTGTCCGTCAGCACCTGCAGCTCTTCAAGCTGGCCGTTGAGCGTCTGGGTGACTGGCCCGGTGACTACCAGGACTACGTGCGTATGAACCGTGATGTGTTCGCAGCATACCTCGAGGACCTGAAAGGAGTCGAGGGAGTCGAGAAGTGGAACCTGAAGGCTTTTGGCTCTGGCAAGGCTTCGAGCAACGACGATGTGTTGAACCTGGACTTGCAGTCTTGGGATATTATTGATACCCAGGGTAGCCCTGTTGTTGAgccggaggaggaattgTAA